The following coding sequences lie in one Anguilla anguilla isolate fAngAng1 chromosome 14, fAngAng1.pri, whole genome shotgun sequence genomic window:
- the cdk5rap2 gene encoding CDK5 regulatory subunit-associated protein 2 isoform X1 produces MDSVVGEDQTLPLDFNGSTNMSRLPDSETAGGRGFAMETVTASMYPGRKMSPVKPLTMKDYENQITGLKKENFNLKLRIYFMEERMQQKFDDSTEDIFKTNIELKVEVESMKRDLAEKQELLVAASEALESLAGKESAEASRAKQQAQREIDQLKDFFNNRIQQLEENLKTAEDEVEKMASIAEQEKVRSIDMEKQLLAIGLSGTFKPSPTQDLHHALQEKNSIIEQLKLSLKNQESVIEQLRKTSNDPGTGDTQASEHISQLSALISQKDGELQALREGLEHEKARNEREMQSFADRQNEVPRLEAASRQLDEELRGARGAVQNLTKTLEDTAGQNKVLSGKLEEMEREMASEKKNALKRDKTIQGLTLVLKEKEKEIEELCHEIEDRDEALAKAREAAHKAQIQKYQGAEEHQSLLMEKQAELASLQLEHHTKALEAQKLQRSLGRREQELGDLQQAKEQLELELEDLQQLKKKGDKTINDLNNQLKKLNGEIGEREKALEQQYQALLDESKRKLQGHEVTIQRLTCTLSEKELQLQEYMKMLNEQQHSSSPGGGESVLAKLRQRLKDKEKALEQAMDEKFAAIEEKDDEIRQLRLSLREKDRELERLNSLLSHNTETINGLDALVKEKDAALQHQASVFGNLQRAKQELEENLARSLREKDSIIAQLQQSLHAKTQDLEDMSSAMLSRMQSGTRDLAEQLSQRLKVAEAMLAEALRDKERLVADNESAVDGLLATIGSKDQLYKESAERYNRALSERSQEIQDLRRQLSERQQQLASAEKQSSVATQEKLLETAQLKVQLSEKDALINKLVERGQERDQFLAELRLAGAPAPQVVELRQTIQVLQERLEEKEAELSKKSDEGNVSKMAVTKKTGLMLKKELEQKTEAFNKALKKENELRIDLADLRSLLTDLENRNEAQAANIESLTTTLETKDDIIWELQERLGRRDNSAQCGSIEERPRPGLPQRERTIIGGNSQQETQPSLAALAAEHEGLNRALKAEQQLYSSLVRAVKEQDSAQRLHALQMELAAVQLLRQRLEEGVRTNEDLRQDLEREIQRAKQREGGEAQTEAVDGKELESMRHQLEDAQRWNASLQARLGAIQSRGGGVGGTNDTADTFSFIADQTSYMSICVGDGLDELSLLSAVELRQKVVELQDYINKLQALNAELQKSASLSESSAKDPVEEEKDVRKLASEKHCERKLGEAVPANRTHHSLNDRESQSAAPEQVKCRRVDGSSPLSDSERSEGALLDVSSSSATSASHSPRGGGRIGRSRKVEREWSPEEQGRELALLRSLLLDSGVSSVSQLREEVQRLHSENIDLKGLLKEEKSTESKESADSSGDSDGNKDLQKVVEKLRSEAKGYRKVIKLLKEQLELNSSSGGEAGFNPELIVSMAREIERLKAEQEACRRRAESLERRLQEAEAQPPLTEQPHGSSCGTDASPRKNQHPDLIKHSMSSRSRLPIPVRPSKLVGSSTKAGGQAYERESQSLREESHLMEKDQLQRHGLPSLLDLDQQGQVGLIQQSSLWPDTEQPTDEHTGSAVIGQSTDVELRSQLELLHSECQDKEQVIARLQDRVAEAEELREQLHEKERLSRELVEALQAAESTIAYLTACNLGSQGGGHQAHDTELQAQFSKLQKALQEKEELNQQLAECLRVAESALASLGAFAPSDAAEDGALVCTDPQELAHKLERALQQASRPSAQSPSREQGSGPSAQSPSREQGSGPSAQSPSREQGSGPSAQSPSREQGSGPSAQSPSREQGSGPSAQSPSREQAEAGDAQVGDLDVHRQIDQLQEALWEQSRLNAELQERLHAAEQSTRRDSTQNQNASLCRQGEEPRKGPEVQNKEAKDRYETAGNKRKSTKSTKLQQQPGEPHRDPHTHDQLIQWLVAYLQAAERCVASLSALCAEGSARDGQRGLADLQQQLEKLQKAGQEKDRLHGHYSAEPPQPSTKPAGRQDTTKALQDNIGHIQKAFTESRLVISELQEALEEQKQLVRSYEDRLRAASSARGANVQEQLDSLQKALKEKKRTCKVLEEKLAAAQAIIALQSSPQKTRSASQQTTSLQQDDKEVQVDLQDLGYETSGKSENEVDREENSSTDNDLGLQLHASESNISSLLKQVRGAFSSVENLDSNSSVSYPSSPTLSSPKASLKGLQAFEDYGQTDSVDQLKQQVCELKGQLEAHQRAVRHLQSLLRRNSLSSDLLTVASDPGHSAAGKHDSGLGEGQEHASGALGKGLSHSLSLGPEEEELQVLKDQLTALSMELEKERSSNRNLTEQLQQIQLRSRSASPARIDSLVQSQARELSQLRQQIKESRGLGTLQRQQLEDLHKAFEELLQASDVDYYMGEVFREQLDKSLTLLERLEDRLENGDAHSDNEDSAMLELAQRESLCLSLDSPSSHHPPIGYLHSQLKGEREQLQQQLRYLVQQNQNLAEATKEQLDLLSKELQDKNRLVQSLQKQLRGQSASNLSSSDSEMSDRTPHSGQVSTYTTSPTSGHMLSYNHIFQGSGREGGVPCQAGDAGTEQRLQGLQKENSRLLEQLKSSEQLNETLRSELDLHCSILSPREQEAAGSPPPRRDPEAGRDVPDCAGPRQSARVAPAGALNPELLAEHLQEIRSLRQRLEETIRTNERLREQLERRLAEVEKDPAATNIFIHGTEEQGQLANELRFLWGQNQALKEQLSLGSRDKQKENEKLRESLARRTAKLEYLRNEFEALKKENGRLQSRLTATVEDNKHLQDSLHYSRDEIHRLQCEINVQRQQLMDNHQLLQSLRVELQVYEQIKVDVDKQPVPAPAQSSPDPVSGPMDLSELLSEIRHLRLQLERSIHTNNALRQKLEEQLQRGPSKREGSPSILINYLLSGEARAPAADDGTRPPMREGCDPYHPTPQGSPGHRDTSAALHEVKRQASVDLDRLSQCSGSSADSATPAPSRLVPGHRLWANKNGRHILGLIEDYNALRKQISEGRKLTYGMDKHLQECFRTLSQQDAESQVLDQQLLKGFSTNINTMQQVLEEAGRLLKLVWRVSLPSSFSMEGSQSHQDELLKNEIIRLKSRLSQQEKMLMGAVNRLRSTNQLKEGMEKVIIDQLSLTHGVLRKARGNLETNYFSRFGLKGLPGTTEDPSQWAVTPVEEGTIIRRTSTRSSATHSQSSEGQHSDTFVPLTL; encoded by the exons CAATTGAGGAAGACCTCTAATGACCCGGGTACTGGGGATACACAGGCTTCTGAGCACATCTCACAGCTTTCTGCTCTCATTAGCCAGAAGGATGGGGAGCTTCAG GCTCTGAGAGAGGGACTTGAGCATGAGAAGGCCcggaatgaaagagaaatgcag AGCTTTGCTGATCGGCAGAATGAGGTGCCCCGGCTGGAAGCTGCCTCGAGACAGCTGGACGAGGAGCTGCGGGGCGCCAGGGGTGCAGTCCAAAATCTAACCAAGACCCTGGAGGACACAGCAGGCCAGAACAAG GTCCTGAGCGGTAAACTGGAGGAAATGGAGCGGGAGATGGCCTCAGAGAAAAAGAACGCTCTGAAGCGAGACAAAACCATCCAAGGCCTGACGCTGGTactgaaagagaaggaaaaggag ATAGAGGAGCTCTGCCACGAGATTGAGGACAGAGACGAGGCTTTAGCCAAGGCCAGGGAGGCTGCCCACAAGGCACAGATCCAGAAGTACCAG GGAGCGGAGGAGCACCAGAGCCTCCTGATGGAGAAGCAGGCGGAGCTGGCCAGCCTGCAGCTGGAGCACCACACCAAGGCTCTGGAGGCCCAGAAGCTGCAGCGCTCACTGGGGCGCCGCGAGCAGGAGCTGGGGGACCTGCAGCAGGCCAAGGagcagctggagctggagctggaggaccTGCAGCAGCTGAAGAAGAAGGGAGACAAAACTAtcaat GACCTGAACAACCAGCTGAAGAAACTGAATGGAGAGatcggggagagagagaaagccctGGAGCAGCAGTACCAGGCCCTCCTGGACGAAAGCAAACGGAAGCTCCAGGGTCACGAGGTCACCATCCAGCGCCTCACCTGCACCCTCAGCGAGAAGGAGCTCCAGCTGCAG GAATACATGAAGATGCTGaatgagcagcagcacagcagcagccCTGGAGGCGGGGAGAGCGTGCTGGCTAAACTGCGCCAGCGGCTGAAAGACAAGGAGAAGGCGCTGGAG CAAGCCATGGATGAGAAGTTCGCCGCCATCGAGGAGAAGGACGACGAAATCCGCCAACTCCGTCTGTCGCTAAGGGAAAAGGACCGAGAACTGGAAAGGCTGAACAGCCTTCTCTCTCACAACACAGAGACGATAAAC GGTTTGGACGCACTGGTTAAGGAGAAGGACGCGGCGCTCCAGCACCAGGCCAGCGTGTTCGGTAACCTGCAGAGGGCCaaacaggagctggaggagaaccTGGCCCGCTCACTGCGAGAGAAAGACTCCATCATCGCTCAGCTGCAGCAGTCCCTCCACGCCAAGACCCAGGACCTGGAG GACATGTCCAGCGCCATGCTCAGCCGGATGCAGAGCGGCACCAGGGACCTGGCGGAGCAGCTGAGCCAGCGGCTGAAGGTGGCAGAGGCCATGCTGGCCGAGGCCCTGCGGGACAAGGAGAGGCTGGTGGCCGACAACGAGAGCGCCGTGGACGGGCTCCTGGCAACCATCGGCAGCAAAGACCAGCTCTACAAG GAGTCTGCTGAGCGCTATAACCGCGCGCTGAGCGAGCGCTCGCAGGAGATTCAGGACCTGAGGAGGCAGCTCTCTGagaggcagcagcagctggccaGCGCTGAGAAGCAGAGCTCAGTGGCCACACAGGAGAAGCTCCTGGAAACAGCACAGCTCAAGGTCCAACTGAGTGAAAAGGACGCACTGATAAAC AAACTGgtggagagaggacaggagagggacCAGTTCCTGGCAGAGCTACGGCTGGCGGGGGCTCCAGCGCCCCAGGTGGTGGAGCTCAGACAGACCATTCAGGTGCTGCAGGAGCgtctggaggagaaggagg CCGAGCTCTCAAAGAAGAGCGACGAAGGGAACGTCAGCAAAATGGCGGTTACCAAGAAGACGGGTTTGATGCTGAAGAAGGAGCTAGAGCAGAAGACTGAAGCGTTTAACAAAGCGCTGAAGAAGGAGAATGAACTGAGG ATTGACCTGGCGGATCTGCGGTCCTTGCTGACAGACCTGGAGAACCGCAACGAGGCCCAGGCCGCGAACATCGAGTCCCTGACCACCACCCTGGAGACCAAGGATGACATCATTTGG GAACTCCAGGAACGCCTTGGCAGGCGGGATAACAGTGCTCAGTGTGGCTCCATAGAGGAGAGACCCCGCCCTGGcctcccacagagagagagaaccatcATCGGAGGCAACAGCCAGCAGGAG ACCCAGCCCTCGCTGGCAGCCCTGGCCGCAGAGCACGAGGGCCTGAACCGCGCCCTGAAGGCAGAGCAGCAGCTCTACTCCAGCCTGGTCAGGGCTGTCAAAGAGCAGGACAG TGCCCAGCGCCTGCACGCCCTGCAGATGGAGCTGGCAGCCGTGCAGCTCCTCCGTCAGAGGCTGGAGGAGGGCGTCCGTACCAACGAGGACCTGCGGCAGGACCTGGAGCGGGAGATCCAGCGCGCCAAGCAGAGAGAAG GGGGCGAGGCTCAGACGGAAGCGGTTGACGGAAAGGAGCTGGAGAGCATGCGGCACCAGCTGGAGGACGCGCAGCGGTGGAACGCGTCCCTGCAGGCCCGCCTCGGGGCCATCCAGAGTCGAGGAGGCGGAGTAGGGGGAACCAACGACACGG CGGACACATTCAGCTTCATTGCCGATCAGACCTCTTACATGAGTATCTGCGTGGGAGACGGGCTGGATGAACTGAGCCTCTTATCTGCAGTGGAGCTCAGACAGAAG GTGGTAGAACTCCAGGACTACATTAACAAACTCCAGGCGCTGAATGCCGAGCTCCAGAAAAGTGCCTCGTTGTCGGAGAGCTCTGCCAAAGATCCTGTGGAGGAGGAAAAAGATGTGAGGAAGCTTGCATCTGAGAAG CATTGTGAGAGGAAGCTGGGGGAAGCTGTACCTGCTAACAGGACCCACCACTCACTGAATGATAGGGAGAGCCAATCCGCTGCTCCAGAGCAG GTGAAGTGTCGGCGGGTGGATGGGAGCAGCCCGCTGTCTGACAGTGAAAGGAGTGAGGGAGCTCTGCTGGATGTGAGCTCCAGTAGCGCCACGTCCGCCTCCCATTCCCCTCGAGGTGGAGGCCGAATCGGACGCAGCAGAAAGGTCGAGCGTGAATGGAGTCCGGAGGAGCAGGGCAGGGAGCTGGCGCTGCTCCGGTCACTCCTGCTGGACAGCGGGGTGTCCTCAGTCTCTCAGCTGAG agaggaggtgcagagatTGCACTCTGAGAACATTGACTTGAAGGGTCTCCTGAAGGAGGAGAAATCCACAGAGTCCAAGGAGAGCGCAGACAGCTCCGGAGACAGCGACGGGAACAAAGACCTCCAGAAAGTGGTGGAGAAGCTGAGGTCTGAGGCCAAAGGCTACCGCAAGGTCATCAAGCTCCTCAAGGAGCAGCTGGAGCTCAACTCCTCCTCCGGGGGCGAGGCTGGCTTCAACCCGGAGCTGATCGTGAGCATGGCGAGGGAGATCGAGCGGCTGAAGGCCGAGCAGGAggcctgcaggaggagggctGAGAGCCTGGAGCGCAGGCTGCAGGAGGCGGAGGCCCAGCCGCCGCTAACCGAGCAGCCTCACGGGAGCAGCTGCGGGACGGACGCCTCGCCCAGAAAGAACCAACATCCAGACCTTATTAAACATTCG atGAGTTCGAGATCCCGCCTCCCGATTCCCGTAAGGCCCAGTAAGTTGGTTGGAAGCAGCACAAAGGCTGGCGGTCAGGCCTATGAGAGAGAGTCACAGTCACTGAGAGAGGAGAGTCATCTGATGGAGAAAGACCAGCTTCAGAGGCACGGTCTGCCAAGTCTGCTAGACTTGGATCAGCAGGGCCAGGTGGGTCTGATCCAGCAGAGTTCACTGTGGCCAGACACGGAACAGCCCACCGATGAGCACACAGGcagcgctgtgattggccagagcACAGACGTGGAGCTCCGCAGTCAACTGGAGCTGCTGCACAGCGAGTGTCAGGATAAAGAGCAGGTGATCGCCCGGCTGCAGGACAGGGTCGCAGAGGCCGAGGAGCTGCGGGAGCAGCTGCACGAGAAGGAGAGGCTCAGCCGAGAGCTGGTGGAGGCCTTACAGGCGGCCGAGTCCACCATCGCGTATCTCACCGCCTGTAACCTGGGCAGCCAAGGCGGGGGCCACCAGGCCCACGACACTGAGCTCCAGGCCCAGTTCAGCAAGCTTCAGAAAGCGCTCCAGGAAAAGGAGGAGCTGAACCAGCAGCTGGCGGAGTGTCTGCGTGTGGCCGAGTCCGCGCTGGCCTCCCTCGGGGCCTTCGCTCCCAGTGACGCTGCTGAGGACGGGGCCCTGGTCTGCACCGACCCACAGGAGCTAGCGCACAAGCTTGAGCGCGCTCTGCAGCAGGCCAGCAGGCCGTCTGCGCAGTCAcccagcagagagcagggcagCGGGCCGTCTGCGCAGTCAcccagcagagagcagggcagCGGGCCGTCTGCGCAGTCAcccagcagagagcagggcagCGGGCCGTCTGCGCAGTCAcccagcagagagcagggcagCGGGCCGTCTGCGCAGTCAcccagcagagagcagggcagCGGGCCGTCTGCGCAGTCACCCAGCAGAGAGCAGGCCGAGGCAGGAGACGCGCAGGTCGGAGACCTGGATGTGCACCGGCAGATCGACCAGCTGCAGGAGGCCCTGTGGGAGCAGAGCAGGCTGAATGCCGAGCTGCAGGAGAGGCTTCATGCTGCAGAGCAGAGCACCCGCAGGGACAGCACTCAGAATCAGAACGCCAGCCTCTGCAGACAAGGGGAAGAGCCCCGGAAAGGCCCGGAAGTACAGAACAAGGAGGCGAAGGATCGATATGAAACGGctggaaataagagaaaaagcACGAAGAGCACAAAACTGCAACAGCAGCCTGGAGAGCCACACAGGGACCCACACACGCACGACCAGTTAATCCAATGGCTTGTAGCGTATCTCCAGGCAGCGGAGCGCTGCGTAGCCTCCCTCAGCGCGCTCTGTGCCGAGGGTAGCGCCCGGGACGGGCAGAGGGGACTGGCGGATCTTCAGCAGCAGCTGGAAAAGCTTCAGAAGGCCGGCCAAGAGAAGGATCGGCTGCACGGGCACTACTCAGCCGAGCCGCCCCAGCCCAGCACCAAGCCTGCCGGCCGTCAGGACACAACCAAGGCCCTGCAGGACAACATAGGCCACATTCAGAAAGCCTTCACAGAAAGCAGGCTGGTAATCTCTGAACTGCAGGAAGCCCTCGAGGAGCAGAAGCAGCTTGTCAGGAGCTATGAGGACCGGCTGAGGGCCGCTAGTTCAGCGCGGGGGGCTAATGTCCAGGAGCAGCTGGACTCCCTGCAGAAGGCTCTGAAGGAGAAGAAGCGCACATGCAAAGTGCTGGAGGAGAAGCTGGCTGCAGCTCAGGCCATCATCGCTCTCCAGAGCTCTCCACAGAAGACCCGCAGTGCATCCCAGCAAA CGACCTCTCTGCAACAGGATGACAAAGAGGTGCAGGTGGATTTGCAGGACCTGGGTTACGAAACGAGTGGAAAGAGTGAAAACGAAGTGGATAGGGAGGAGAACAGTAGCACAG ACAACGATCTGGGCTTGCAGCTGCACGCCAGCGAGTCGAACATCTCTTCCCTGCTGAAGCAGGTCCGCGGCGCCTTCTCCTCCGTGGAGAACCTGGACTCCAATTCCAGCGTCTCGTACCCGAGCTCGCCCACCCTCAGCTCCCCGAAGGCCAGCCTGAAGGGCCTGCAGGCGTTCGAAGACTACGGGCAGACCGACAGCGTGGACCAGCTCAAGCAGCAGGTGTGCGAGCTGAAGGGGCAGTTGGAGGCCCACCAGAGGGCTGTCCGCCACCTGCAGAGCCTCCTGCGCCGGAACTCCCTGTCCAGCGACCTGCTGACCGTGGCCTCGGACCCGGGGCACTCCGCCGCGGGGAAGCACGACTCGGGGCtcggggaggggcaggagcacGCCTCCGGGGCTCTGGGCAAAGGGCTGAGCCACAGCCTGTCTCTGggcccggaggaggaggagctgcaggtccTGAAGGACCAGCTCACCGCCCTCAGCATggagctggagaaagagaggagctCCAACAGGAACCTGACGGAACAGCTGCAGCAGATTCAGCTGCGCAGCCGATCTGCGTCGCCAGCCAG GATCGACTCTCTGGTGCAGTCTCAGGCGCGGGAGCTGTCCCAGCTCCGGCAGCAGATCAAAGAGAGCCGGGGCCTGGGCACCCTGCAGCGCCAGCAGCTGGAGGACCTCCACAAGGCCTTCGAGGAGCTGCTGCAGGCCAGCGACGTCGACTACTACATGGGAGAGGTGTTCCGCGAACAGCTGGACAAGAGCCTGACTCTGCTGGAGAGACTGGAGGACCGGCTCGAGAACG GTGATGCGCATTCAGATAATGAGGATAGCGCTATGCTGGAGCTGGCTCAAAG AGAATCTCTCTGCCTGTCACTGGATAGTCCAAGTAGCCACCATCCCCCGATAGGCTACCTGCATTCACAGCTAAAGGGCgagagagagcagctgcagcagcagctgagatATCTTGTACAGCAGAACCAGAACTTAGCAGAAGCTACTAAGGAACAGCTAGACCT GCTCTCCAAGGAGCTGCAGGACAAGAACCGTCTGGTCCAGAGTCTGCAGAAGCAGCTCCGTGGTCAGTCTGCCAGCAACCTCTCCAGCTCTGACTCTGAGATGTCCGACAGGACGCCGCACAGTGGCCAGGTCTCCACCTACACCACGAGCCCCACCTCCGGTCATATGCTCAGCTACAACCACATCTTTCAAG GGAGCGGAAGAGAGGGCGGAGTTCCGTGCCAGGCGGGGGATGCTGGGACAGAGCAGCGGCTGCAGGGCTTGCAGAAGGAGAACAGCCGGCTCCTGGAGCAGCTGAAGAGCAGCGAGCAGCTGAACGAGACGCTGCGCAGCGAGCTGGACCTGCACTGCTCCATCCTGAGCCCGAGGGAGCAGGAAGCGGCGGGGTCTCCGCCTCCGCGCCGGGATCCTGAGGCGGGGCGAGACGTGCCAGACTGCGCCGGCCCCCGACAGAGCGCCCGAGTGGCCCCCGCCGGGGCACTGAACCCAG AGCTGCTGGCTGAGCACCTGCAGGAGATCCGCAGCCTGCGGCAGCGCCTGGAGGAGACCATCCGCACCAACGAGCGGCTGCGGGAGCAGCTGGAGCGCAGGCTGGCCGAGGTGGAGAAGGACCCAG CAGCCACAAATATCTTCATCCACGGGACCGAGGAGCAGGGCCAGCTGGCCAACGAGCTGCGCTTCCTGTGGGGCCAGAACCAGGCCCTGAAGGAGCAGCTGAGCCTGGGGTCGCGAG ATAAgcagaaagagaatgagaagcTGAGGGAATCGCTGGCCAGGAGGACGGCCAAGCTGGAATACCTGAGGAATGAGTTTGAGGCGCTGAAGAAGGAGAACGGCCGATTGCAGAGCCGCCTGACCGCCACGGTGGAGGACAACAAGCACCTGCAGGACTCCCTGCACTACAGCCGGGATGAGATCCACAG GCTGCAGTGCGAGATAAACGTCCAGAGGCAGCAGCTCATGGACAACCACCAGCTCCTGCAGTCTCTGAGAGTGGAGCTGCAGGTGTACGAGCAGATTAAGGTCGATGTGGACAAGCAGCCTG TCCCAGCTCCGGCCCAGAGCTCGCCAGACCCGGTTTCCGGGCCCATGGACCTGAGCGAGCTCCTGTCGGAGATCCGCCACCTGAGGCTGCAGCTGGAGAGGAGCATCCACACCAACAACGCGCTGCGGcagaagctggaggagcagctccAGAGGGGCCCCAGCAAGCGCGAGGGCTCCCCCTCCATCCTCATCAACTACCTGCTGTCCGGAGAGGCCAGGGCCCCTGCCGCAG acgACGGCACTAGACCTCCCATGCGTGAGGGCTGTGATCCATACCATCCCACCCCCCAGGGCTCCCCGGGCCACAGGGACACCTCCGCTGCCCTGCATG AGGTGAAGAGGCAGGCGAGCGTGGATCTGGACCGCTTGTCCCAGTGCAGCGGGAGCTCAGCGGACAGCGCCACCCCAGCCCCCTCGCGACTGGTCCCCGGCCACCGCCTGTGGGCCAACAAGAACGGGCGCCACATCCTGGGGCTCATCGAGGACTACAACGCCCTCCGCAAGCAGATCTCCGAAGGGAGGAAGCTGACGTACGGGATGGACAAACATCTGCAGGAGTGCTTCCGCACCCTGTCCCAGCAGGACGCTGAGTCCCAG GTGTTGGACCAGCAGCTTCTCAAAGGCTTCTCTACAAACATCAACACGATGCagcaggtgctggaggaggccGGCCGCTTGCTGAAGCTTGTGTGGAGGgtctccctcccctccagctTCTCTATGGAAGGCTCACAGAGCCATCAG GATGAGCTGCTAAAGAATGAGATCATCAGATTGAAGAGCAGGTTGTCCCAGCAAGAGAAGATGCTAATGGGGGCAGTGAACCGCCTGCGCTCCACCAATCAGCTGAAGGAAGGCATGGAGAAGGTCATCATTGATCAGT TATCATTAACCCATGGTGTGCTCAGGAAAGCCAGGGGAAACTTAGAG acaaattatttttcacgGTTTGGCCTTAAAGGCTTACCAGGAACAACTGAAG ATCCCAGCCAATGGGCAGTGACCCCTGTAGAAGAGGGAACCATCATCAGGCGTACGTCCACCAGGAGTTCAGCGACACACTCGCAGTCTTCAGAGGGACAGCACAGCGACACCTTCGTCCCCCTCACCTTGTAA